TAATGGCCCCTTCCCCAGCTTGTACGCCCGGTTGTTTTATCCCAGTCAATAAGTAAAAACGACATTTTCCCCCAGTTTATACAGAAATTTGCCTCAACCTCGAGCATGTAAGTCTCTTCCTCCCAGTGATCCGCCAACCTGTTGCTGACGGGCCGGAAACGGGCTGCTTCGGCTATCATGACGATGAACCTGGCCATGCCTCGCTTAGCCGGTCCAAGGTCCCCGCCGGGGGAGTATGAGTAGCTTGCCAGAAGGCGCACTCCCTCTTTCGCCGCCTCCCTCCCGAGCGGTACCAACGGGAGGTTTACGTGGCCACCCTCTCCTAGAAGCTCGCCGTAATTCTCCCCGAAGGGGAGAACTGTACAGCCCGCGAACCGGAAGCCTCCTATGCAGTGCCAGTGCCCGGTGGAGTTCCTGAAGCCCATGGCGGAGATATCGTCGTCTGCGAAGGCGACGACGCACTTGTCCTGGGGAAGATCACC
This region of Triticum aestivum cultivar Chinese Spring chromosome 2D, IWGSC CS RefSeq v2.1, whole genome shotgun sequence genomic DNA includes:
- the LOC123048099 gene encoding uncharacterized protein, with the translated sequence MAAKIRHSTLLLLLLVVAFFLPLVCSTEFVHLYFNYTIDPYTKNYADLKRILVRNQPELRVLTSRALAVRRLNFYDLPARVILCHLNGDLPQDKCVVAFADDDISAMGFRNSTGHWHCIGGFRFAGCTVLPFGENYGELLGEGGHVNLPLVPLGREAAKEGVRLLASYSYSPGGDLGPAKRGMARFIVMIAEAARFRPVSNRLADHWEEETYMLEVEANFCINWGKMSFLLIDWDKTTGRTSWGRGHYTAAQELERETGIKSQGDVLRVLDLLVRPRSGYTVPN